From a single Intestinibaculum porci genomic region:
- a CDS encoding nitroreductase family protein, whose product MNLNALYRKARSIRRFTKEPVSDEALKTILENCRIASCGRNAQTLTYVVVKSPEKVSAMHHLLKWAAALPDGKGTPADDQYPPLYLVIIQHQKGGLTDIDAGIAANTIMTSATDLGLASCIFASHNPVKVSELLTLKEEENPRLVIALGHPACESTIVDMQDNNINYTMDDNAHFYVPKRALKDIVEIK is encoded by the coding sequence ATGAATCTAAACGCGTTGTATCGTAAAGCCCGTTCTATTCGTCGCTTTACTAAGGAGCCTGTCAGCGATGAAGCGCTGAAAACGATCCTAGAAAACTGTCGCATCGCCTCTTGCGGACGCAATGCCCAAACCTTAACTTATGTCGTCGTCAAATCACCAGAGAAAGTGTCAGCTATGCATCATTTACTCAAATGGGCGGCAGCTTTGCCCGATGGCAAAGGTACCCCTGCCGATGATCAGTACCCGCCGCTTTATCTTGTCATCATCCAGCATCAAAAAGGCGGCCTCACTGATATCGATGCCGGGATCGCGGCCAATACAATTATGACTAGTGCCACTGATTTAGGCCTTGCCAGCTGTATCTTTGCGTCGCATAATCCCGTCAAAGTCAGCGAACTTCTTACCTTAAAAGAAGAGGAAAATCCTCGCTTAGTCATCGCCTTAGGACATCCAGCTTGTGAAAGTACAATTGTCGATATGCAAGACAATAATATCAACTACACCATGGATGATAATGCACATTTCTATGTCCCAAAACGGGCTTTAAAAGATATTGTGGAAATCAAATAG
- a CDS encoding polysaccharide deacetylase family protein has translation MKQMKNALIMVLIIFLTGFQLQAKRPQSIPVLGYHAIVPDQLKKEKYPHYIYAQKVSAFAKQMRYLYNHHYQTLTMKQFDDYYHGRLKVTGKAVVLTFDDGYENFNTIVKPILKKYHMHATAFVIGKHLDHPVKGFLTRSEIHDDATAAYYSHSFNMHKVAPGFDRKKIQDMSLQAIDEDFQKDGASETYFAFPFGRTRDDIGQILKAHHVHLAFSYNQYRNASRDDDPYDLPRYMVVSLTPMWLFRWMVSR, from the coding sequence ATGAAACAAATGAAAAATGCACTGATCATGGTGCTGATAATCTTCCTGACGGGTTTTCAGCTCCAGGCTAAAAGACCGCAAAGTATCCCCGTTTTAGGCTATCATGCGATTGTCCCTGATCAACTCAAAAAAGAGAAATATCCACATTATATTTATGCCCAGAAAGTTTCCGCTTTTGCCAAGCAGATGCGCTATCTTTATAATCATCATTATCAAACGTTAACGATGAAACAGTTTGATGATTATTATCATGGTCGTTTAAAGGTTACCGGTAAGGCGGTGGTCTTAACCTTTGATGATGGTTATGAGAACTTCAACACGATTGTTAAGCCGATCCTGAAGAAATATCATATGCATGCGACTGCTTTTGTCATTGGGAAACATCTTGATCATCCGGTCAAAGGTTTCCTCACCCGCAGTGAAATTCATGATGATGCCACCGCCGCTTATTATTCACACTCTTTTAATATGCATAAAGTGGCACCAGGCTTTGATCGTAAGAAGATTCAGGATATGTCATTACAAGCCATTGATGAAGATTTTCAAAAAGATGGGGCTAGTGAAACGTATTTTGCCTTTCCCTTTGGCCGCACGCGTGATGATATTGGTCAGATCTTAAAAGCCCATCACGTTCATCTCGCTTTTAGCTATAATCAGTATCGCAATGCGTCGCGAGATGATGATCCTTATGACCTGCCCCGCTATATGGTCGTTTCGCTCACACCAATGTGGCTCTTTCGGTGGATGGTCTCACGTTAA
- a CDS encoding DUF1002 domain-containing protein, with translation MKKLMTAFLTLVMMTPVSHVFADSERYLVLGKDLSTSEKATVLNLLGVTNEADYNVSYITHADETKYLGNYISASEIGSRALSSVVMEKQNANAGISVTTKNITYCSAEMYQNALITAGVKDVKLTVAGPFKISGTAALVAATKSYEIMTGKTLNSTAVDTANNEISVTSDAAKEVGSGDAAKLVASLKQKVAAMGDDYTRSSGEDALKELENTMNIQLSDDTEDEILDLMDKMKNVNLNEDEIKTQAKDIYESIKGYASQITGNTGFLSSIAQKVKDFLSTIIGFFTGN, from the coding sequence ATGAAAAAACTAATGACCGCGTTTTTAACACTCGTCATGATGACCCCCGTCAGTCATGTCTTCGCGGATAGTGAACGCTATTTAGTCTTAGGCAAAGACTTATCGACAAGTGAAAAAGCTACGGTCTTAAACTTACTCGGTGTGACCAATGAAGCCGACTACAATGTCTCTTACATTACCCACGCGGATGAAACAAAGTATTTAGGTAACTATATTTCCGCTTCGGAAATTGGTTCCCGCGCTTTATCGAGCGTTGTGATGGAAAAACAGAACGCCAATGCCGGCATTTCTGTCACTACCAAAAATATTACTTACTGCTCCGCGGAAATGTATCAGAATGCCCTGATTACTGCCGGAGTTAAAGATGTCAAATTAACCGTTGCCGGTCCGTTCAAGATTTCCGGGACCGCAGCCTTAGTGGCCGCCACCAAGTCTTATGAAATCATGACCGGTAAAACCTTAAACAGCACGGCGGTGGACACCGCTAATAATGAGATCAGTGTCACATCTGATGCCGCCAAGGAAGTCGGTTCTGGTGACGCCGCCAAATTAGTGGCTTCATTAAAACAGAAAGTTGCCGCAATGGGTGATGATTATACCCGTTCGAGCGGTGAAGATGCCCTGAAAGAATTAGAAAACACCATGAATATTCAATTATCCGATGATACCGAAGATGAAATTCTTGACTTAATGGACAAGATGAAAAATGTCAATTTAAATGAAGATGAAATCAAAACTCAGGCCAAAGATATTTATGAGAGCATCAAAGGTTATGCCTCACAGATTACCGGCAATACTGGTTTCTTATCTTCAATTGCCCAGAAAGTGAAAGACTTCCTATCTACCATCATTGGCTTCTTTACGGGGAATTAA
- a CDS encoding bifunctional diguanylate cyclase/phosphodiesterase encodes MRKKKRTIQLIVMIMALLIAISSSFMMMNSYTKMRDVTQELQLRENQDAQYYSRYNVLFISSYAPEFMTMPMQLRGLQSVFRKHKISIIQEYMRSRLLHGKENGFYFHIKDVLKAEKRAGVNIDAVVAGGDEALTFVKKNQHTLFKGMPICFMGVNNRQAAIKAVKDPQITGSYSPDHIRETLTIATKLQPSAENIVCLYDETVAGLQNKRNFFDLKKYFKGKHFIGIDMGKYDLTGWTKRISQLDAKRDIVLYMSSYVDRNGHNYTIPETIKLLNDYCHAPVYRTRDNGQGSGVIGGVVYDTFYESQLAGKRIVDVIINHHDISKMRLFTNTHHQIEFDANILKKYHLDQQVLPTNTNFLNQPDNLNSFTFTLMAGIAIIVALILLMIMEERSYYAYEKSITHLEYLNHHDDLTNMYSRAYAIEMLEKACLKHDGTLVMLDLDNFTMINDTYGHDKGDLVIKEVGTRLNNYGKAYGLFCARLSGDEYLVYYDHVIDSEELRHLRRAITRDMNIGHDQVHIGVSLGAALHQRGITAGELMTNADVALAHAKREGKNTMVFYNNAMKENITEEERIKEYLIEALRHDGFEMVYQPKVDPSNDLVIGYEALVRLKDRRYSPNIFIPIAESNGLISELSRQITEKVIKQLAAWQKAGEKLYPVSINYSPAQIYDRGYVAYLAQTLSKYHIDARYLRVEITESLMMEDMSATNKLFEDFAHLGILTLIDDFGTGYSSLSYLMHLPISIVKIDKSFIDHYLVPGKESFIENMIKMLKDLDKMIVVEGVEEKWQKDKLNEYGVDAIQGYFYSKPLLPDDVLIFQHQHQ; translated from the coding sequence ATGAGGAAAAAGAAAAGAACAATACAGCTCATCGTGATGATAATGGCGCTGCTGATTGCCATCAGTTCCAGCTTCATGATGATGAATTCTTATACCAAAATGCGTGATGTCACGCAGGAGCTGCAGTTACGAGAGAATCAGGATGCACAGTATTATTCTCGTTATAATGTGCTCTTTATCAGCTCTTATGCGCCGGAGTTTATGACTATGCCGATGCAGCTGCGCGGTCTGCAAAGTGTTTTTCGCAAGCATAAGATCTCGATTATTCAGGAATATATGCGCTCGCGTCTTTTACACGGGAAAGAGAACGGATTTTATTTTCATATTAAAGATGTGCTGAAAGCGGAAAAACGAGCGGGCGTCAATATTGATGCCGTCGTTGCCGGCGGCGATGAAGCCCTCACGTTTGTGAAGAAAAACCAGCATACGCTCTTTAAAGGAATGCCGATCTGTTTTATGGGAGTGAATAATCGTCAGGCGGCGATTAAAGCTGTGAAAGATCCCCAGATCACCGGCAGTTATTCCCCAGATCATATTCGCGAGACACTCACTATTGCGACGAAACTCCAGCCCAGCGCTGAAAATATTGTCTGCCTCTATGATGAGACAGTTGCTGGCTTACAAAATAAACGCAACTTCTTTGACTTAAAGAAATATTTCAAAGGGAAGCACTTCATTGGCATCGATATGGGCAAGTATGACTTGACTGGCTGGACGAAACGTATTTCGCAGCTTGATGCGAAGCGTGATATTGTTTTGTATATGTCGAGCTATGTTGATCGCAATGGTCATAACTATACGATTCCGGAAACGATTAAACTGCTTAATGATTACTGCCATGCTCCGGTGTATCGCACCCGCGATAACGGTCAGGGTTCAGGGGTTATTGGCGGCGTTGTCTATGATACCTTTTATGAATCACAGTTAGCGGGTAAGCGTATTGTGGATGTGATTATCAATCATCATGATATTTCCAAAATGCGTCTTTTTACCAATACGCACCATCAAATTGAATTTGATGCCAATATTCTCAAGAAATATCATCTTGATCAGCAGGTTTTACCGACAAATACAAACTTTTTAAATCAGCCGGATAACCTAAATAGCTTTACGTTCACGTTAATGGCGGGGATTGCGATTATTGTGGCTTTAATTCTTCTGATGATTATGGAAGAACGCAGTTATTATGCCTATGAGAAATCGATTACCCATCTGGAATATCTTAATCATCATGATGATTTAACGAATATGTACAGTCGCGCTTACGCAATTGAGATGTTAGAAAAAGCCTGCCTCAAGCATGATGGGACATTGGTGATGCTGGATCTTGATAACTTTACAATGATCAATGATACCTATGGTCATGACAAAGGGGATCTGGTCATTAAAGAAGTTGGGACTCGTCTCAATAACTATGGCAAAGCCTATGGTCTTTTCTGTGCTCGTTTAAGTGGCGATGAATATCTTGTTTATTATGATCATGTCATTGATTCCGAAGAATTAAGGCACTTACGTCGGGCGATTACCCGCGATATGAATATTGGTCATGATCAGGTACATATTGGGGTATCCCTTGGCGCTGCTTTACATCAGCGTGGCATCACTGCTGGTGAACTTATGACCAATGCGGATGTGGCTTTAGCCCATGCCAAACGCGAAGGGAAAAATACGATGGTCTTCTATAATAATGCGATGAAAGAAAATATCACGGAAGAAGAACGCATTAAAGAATACTTGATCGAAGCGCTGCGTCATGATGGCTTTGAAATGGTTTATCAGCCTAAAGTGGATCCGTCAAATGATTTAGTTATTGGCTATGAAGCGTTAGTTCGCTTAAAAGATCGCCGTTACTCACCTAATATCTTTATTCCGATTGCGGAAAGCAATGGTCTTATTAGTGAATTGTCACGGCAGATTACCGAAAAAGTCATCAAACAATTAGCTGCTTGGCAAAAAGCGGGAGAAAAGCTTTATCCGGTATCCATTAACTATTCGCCCGCGCAGATTTATGATCGCGGTTATGTGGCTTATTTAGCGCAAACATTATCAAAATATCATATTGATGCGCGTTATCTTCGGGTTGAAATCACCGAAAGTCTGATGATGGAGGATATGAGTGCCACGAATAAGCTCTTTGAAGATTTTGCACATTTAGGCATTTTAACACTCATTGATGACTTTGGAACGGGATATTCATCTTTAAGCTATTTAATGCATTTACCAATTTCGATTGTGAAAATTGATAAATCCTTTATTGATCATTATCTAGTACCAGGAAAAGAATCTTTTATTGAAAATATGATTAAGATGCTCAAAGACCTCGATAAAATGATTGTTGTAGAAGGGGTCGAAGAAAAATGGCAGAAGGATAAGCTCAATGAATATGGCGTCGATGCCATTCAAGGGTATTTCTATTCTAAACCATTATTGCCAGATGATGTTCTCATTTTCCAGCATCAGCATCAATAA
- the iscB gene encoding RNA-guided endonuclease IscB produces MTTYAFVLDANNKQLAPTKEQKAWFLIRKKRATLLSRYPMVIQLKKKIPDQEICKDEIRCGIDDGGLHVGVALVQKCQTRNKVIFKGTIEQRNDVKHLMDVRRGFRRYHRDHKRYRPVRFNNRKSSKRKERIAPSILQKRQATIRVINQLNKWVNITNYWLEDVAIDIRALTDGYKPYRWQYQKSNRLDENIRKAVILRDGCKCMECGKSNCRLEVHHIKPRRLKGSNTLGNLITLCTGCHQKTEGVEELYMNRYFALLNSSDNKNLNYAQHVMIGKKWLRKQLSKLGMLHLTNGGDTANKRIDWGIAKSHSNDAICITDLRPDTCEIKEWVIKPMRRQSKAKTDNVLGIKHSDLVEYTFMNGETHRGYVTALYPEQNALNFQSPTKHCKKVNARKCKVLWKYSKIYWLDNVS; encoded by the coding sequence ATGACAACTTATGCTTTTGTATTGGATGCTAATAATAAACAATTAGCGCCAACCAAAGAACAAAAGGCTTGGTTTCTTATTCGTAAGAAACGAGCAACATTGCTCAGCAGATATCCAATGGTGATACAACTTAAAAAGAAAATTCCAGATCAAGAAATCTGCAAAGATGAAATTCGTTGTGGAATAGATGACGGCGGTCTTCATGTTGGTGTCGCATTAGTACAGAAATGTCAGACGCGAAACAAAGTCATTTTTAAAGGAACTATTGAACAGCGTAATGATGTAAAACATCTTATGGACGTTAGACGTGGATTTAGGCGTTATCACCGTGATCACAAAAGATATAGACCAGTGAGATTTAACAACAGAAAATCCTCTAAACGAAAAGAGAGAATTGCACCAAGTATTTTACAAAAACGTCAAGCAACAATAAGGGTTATCAATCAACTTAACAAATGGGTAAATATAACGAATTATTGGTTAGAAGATGTTGCTATTGATATAAGAGCATTGACAGATGGCTATAAACCATATCGGTGGCAATATCAAAAATCAAATAGACTGGACGAGAATATCCGTAAAGCTGTCATTTTACGAGACGGCTGCAAATGTATGGAATGTGGAAAATCTAATTGTAGATTAGAGGTTCATCACATTAAGCCAAGAAGACTGAAAGGTTCAAATACGCTTGGTAATCTTATTACGTTATGTACAGGATGTCACCAGAAAACAGAAGGTGTAGAAGAATTATATATGAACAGATACTTCGCTTTGTTAAATTCTTCTGACAATAAGAACCTGAATTATGCACAGCATGTAATGATAGGTAAAAAATGGCTGAGAAAACAGTTATCAAAGTTAGGAATGTTACATTTAACCAACGGAGGTGATACAGCCAATAAGCGTATTGACTGGGGTATTGCAAAATCACATTCTAATGATGCCATATGTATCACAGACCTGCGACCAGACACATGTGAAATTAAAGAATGGGTAATAAAACCTATGCGAAGACAAAGTAAGGCTAAGACAGATAATGTTCTTGGAATTAAACATAGCGATTTGGTTGAGTACACTTTTATGAACGGTGAAACACATAGAGGGTATGTAACAGCTTTATATCCAGAACAAAACGCTCTTAATTTTCAAAGTCCAACAAAACATTGCAAGAAAGTTAACGCAAGAAAATGCAAAGTGCTTTGGAAATATTCTAAGATTTATTGGTTAGATAATGTGAGTTAG
- a CDS encoding zinc ribbon domain-containing protein, with product MKYCDQCGKENRDDARFCRYCGTKFRDLQGRVSLADDIRDEHEQRHSLSLSSSQRENVSVSESSTLSQMNSMVTSESLSHDDAESTSSSVASSQSLDEAMGASADDYVTSQKRSSQARYVNGMMIAYSVIMSGVLLLVYHYGRTINWVNGSFMNQLGILSYGPLLYVILWGFSVVVSIMSLLRFYKHPQEKVNGLYLVIGIINCLVLWYISPAISLLGIAIKALHSSASYFGAMFGMMNQANMALVMEVTNHGDAYRQALTLMAIVDGISAVVCILICLQIHKIYTFTSFFNIEE from the coding sequence ATGAAATATTGTGACCAATGCGGGAAAGAGAACCGTGATGATGCACGTTTCTGCAGATACTGCGGCACAAAGTTTCGGGATTTACAAGGAAGGGTTTCTTTAGCGGATGATATCAGAGATGAGCATGAGCAACGTCACTCGCTTTCTCTATCATCAAGCCAAAGGGAAAATGTCTCTGTTAGTGAAAGCAGCACTTTATCACAAATGAATAGCATGGTAACGAGTGAATCTCTATCACATGATGATGCAGAAAGCACGTCATCAAGTGTCGCTTCCTCACAATCGCTTGATGAAGCGATGGGCGCATCTGCAGATGATTATGTTACAAGCCAGAAGCGTTCCTCTCAGGCACGCTATGTCAATGGCATGATGATCGCTTATAGTGTCATCATGAGTGGCGTTTTGCTTTTGGTTTATCACTATGGGCGTACGATTAACTGGGTGAACGGTTCTTTTATGAACCAGTTAGGCATTTTGTCTTATGGCCCGCTTTTGTATGTGATCTTATGGGGCTTTAGCGTTGTGGTGAGTATCATGAGCCTCTTACGTTTTTATAAGCACCCACAGGAAAAAGTGAATGGTTTATACCTTGTTATTGGGATTATTAACTGTTTGGTTTTGTGGTATATTTCACCGGCCATTTCACTATTAGGAATTGCTATTAAAGCGCTGCATTCATCCGCTTCTTATTTTGGGGCCATGTTTGGGATGATGAACCAGGCCAATATGGCTTTGGTGATGGAAGTCACCAATCACGGTGACGCTTATCGTCAGGCTTTAACCTTGATGGCGATCGTTGATGGTATCAGCGCGGTGGTTTGTATACTCATTTGTTTACAAATTCATAAGATTTATACATTTACTTCATTTTTTAATATCGAGGAATGA
- a CDS encoding NAD-dependent protein deacylase, whose translation MNEEAYKQLNEMIRTSHHIVFFGGAGVSTESGIPDFRSKDGLYNQHDVAFDAYSPEYLLSHDCLVHHPDVFYEFYRQKLDARGIKPNRAHYKLAEMEQKGKLDGVITQNIDGLHQLAGSKNVLEVHGSTLRNYCDACGTSYPADFIFNTKKGLPTCPKCGGLVRPDVVLYGEALPSQTWSDAIDLIHQADCLIVGGTSLTVYPAANLVDYFRGRYLILVNKGETGYERRASLVFHDSIGEVFSHIEV comes from the coding sequence ATGAATGAAGAAGCATACAAACAGCTCAATGAGATGATTCGAACCTCCCATCATATTGTCTTTTTCGGCGGGGCCGGGGTCTCAACCGAAAGCGGGATTCCTGATTTCCGCTCGAAAGATGGTCTTTATAATCAGCATGATGTCGCCTTTGATGCCTACAGTCCAGAATATTTATTATCCCATGACTGCTTAGTCCATCATCCAGATGTCTTCTATGAATTCTATCGTCAGAAACTTGATGCTCGGGGGATCAAACCGAATCGGGCGCACTACAAATTAGCCGAGATGGAACAAAAAGGAAAACTTGATGGCGTCATTACCCAGAATATTGATGGTCTCCATCAGTTAGCGGGTTCGAAAAATGTTTTAGAAGTGCATGGCAGTACGCTGCGTAATTACTGTGATGCTTGTGGCACATCTTATCCCGCTGATTTCATCTTTAACACCAAAAAAGGTTTGCCAACCTGTCCAAAGTGCGGCGGTTTAGTACGTCCGGATGTGGTCTTATATGGCGAAGCTTTACCAAGTCAGACCTGGAGTGATGCGATTGATCTGATTCATCAGGCTGATTGCCTGATTGTTGGCGGGACTTCTTTAACCGTTTACCCCGCTGCTAATTTAGTGGATTATTTCCGTGGCCGTTATTTGATTTTAGTGAACAAAGGGGAAACGGGTTATGAGCGTCGTGCCTCACTGGTTTTCCATGATTCAATCGGCGAAGTTTTTTCACACATTGAAGTATAA
- a CDS encoding BRCT domain-containing protein, with protein MRFVYALWDQYVAITYEPKITLLVHHRHGLKETITFEDLPRFEEDYDLLIDETFRWDTSLHFNYAANLSDFEQTLYRKYGVPPFSGDMIDRYEAIKAYMKREQIGLDVLFASYPIANHTFCFTGRMPMPRRYAVEFIEDNGGIVVDTSSQADYLVVGEMDHYTNKYLNRGENTKILDVGDFFELYLNN; from the coding sequence ATGCGTTTCGTCTATGCCTTGTGGGATCAGTATGTGGCTATTACTTATGAGCCGAAAATAACGCTATTGGTCCATCATCGTCATGGCCTTAAAGAGACCATTACATTTGAAGATTTGCCTCGTTTTGAAGAAGATTATGACTTGTTAATAGATGAGACTTTTCGCTGGGATACCAGTCTGCATTTTAACTATGCTGCGAATCTTAGTGATTTTGAACAGACTCTGTACCGTAAATATGGCGTTCCTCCTTTTTCAGGTGATATGATTGATCGCTATGAAGCGATCAAAGCCTATATGAAAAGGGAACAAATTGGTCTTGATGTCTTATTTGCCTCTTATCCAATCGCCAATCATACCTTTTGCTTTACCGGGCGAATGCCGATGCCCCGCCGATATGCGGTAGAATTCATTGAAGACAATGGCGGTATTGTGGTAGATACTAGCAGTCAGGCTGATTACTTAGTTGTTGGCGAAATGGATCACTATACAAACAAATATTTAAATCGCGGTGAAAATACAAAGATTCTCGATGTAGGGGACTTCTTTGAACTTTATCTGAATAATTAA
- a CDS encoding HAD-IA family hydrolase has translation MYKVLLFDLDGTLTDSSEGITKCVSRALAHFGMTDYSLEQLRVFIGPPLKDSFHKFHIPDDQIEEAIALFRERYLTVGKFENKPFPHVIETLKQLKNEGYKLYVATSKPEETAIEILKHFHMDHLFDQICGASFDHSRENKADVIQYLLDHNETGDQPLMIGDTIYDIKGASALGLPSIGVSWGFGESEEMKEAGALAIMHSMDDLYQFVTQE, from the coding sequence ATGTATAAAGTATTATTATTTGATTTAGATGGAACCCTCACTGACTCAAGTGAAGGGATTACCAAATGTGTCTCACGGGCTTTAGCCCACTTTGGAATGACCGATTATTCTCTGGAACAGTTACGCGTCTTTATTGGTCCACCATTAAAAGACTCTTTCCATAAATTTCATATCCCTGATGATCAGATTGAAGAGGCGATTGCGCTCTTTCGCGAACGTTATTTAACCGTTGGCAAGTTTGAAAATAAGCCTTTTCCGCATGTCATTGAAACCTTAAAACAGTTAAAAAATGAAGGTTATAAACTGTATGTGGCAACCAGCAAGCCGGAAGAAACAGCGATTGAAATTTTAAAACATTTCCACATGGATCATCTCTTTGATCAAATCTGCGGGGCTTCTTTTGATCATTCAAGAGAAAACAAAGCAGATGTCATCCAGTATCTGCTTGATCATAATGAAACCGGGGATCAGCCGCTCATGATTGGTGATACGATTTATGATATCAAAGGGGCGAGCGCATTAGGATTGCCAAGTATTGGTGTTTCCTGGGGCTTTGGCGAAAGTGAAGAAATGAAAGAAGCGGGCGCTTTAGCAATCATGCACAGCATGGATGATTTGTATCAGTTTGTGACTCAGGAGTAA
- a CDS encoding GGDEF domain-containing protein: MNTPKANRKSLIMGFVFTLLLASFFFSIKAINFNLAGIVILVACLVYGGYKGGIASAIALVSADLFYYTDGLRFWHLSLHARKDLLALILSATIIVLMVGHLYRKQEKAMKALETFNDILKQRNNSLKEKSEYDELTGVKNRAAFRTDFTGMMEGMQAVIFFDIDDFKKFNDSYGHDMGDFVVTSVAAELVRVFGRKHCYRYGGDEFIAVMPFHTEIEIQKSINKMQADLLQTTKDGKAISISITAGYCFGFTSSAKDLRGIMHQADLNLYYSKARKKGSGFGSEYYSEDFYTNHECACGQENITI; encoded by the coding sequence ATGAATACACCAAAAGCTAACCGAAAAAGTCTGATTATGGGCTTTGTCTTCACCTTACTGCTAGCTTCATTCTTTTTTTCAATAAAAGCGATTAACTTTAATCTGGCGGGAATTGTCATTCTCGTTGCCTGCCTTGTTTATGGCGGATATAAAGGCGGAATCGCTAGCGCTATTGCCCTTGTCAGCGCGGATTTGTTTTATTATACGGATGGACTTCGATTCTGGCATTTATCTCTTCATGCCCGTAAGGACCTATTAGCCCTTATATTGAGCGCAACGATCATTGTCTTGATGGTTGGTCATTTATATCGCAAACAGGAAAAAGCAATGAAAGCCCTCGAAACTTTTAATGATATCTTAAAACAGCGCAATAACTCACTGAAAGAAAAATCTGAATATGATGAATTAACCGGTGTGAAAAACCGCGCCGCTTTTCGCACCGATTTCACCGGGATGATGGAAGGTATGCAGGCTGTGATCTTCTTTGATATTGATGACTTTAAGAAATTTAATGATTCTTATGGTCATGATATGGGCGATTTTGTCGTGACCAGCGTGGCGGCAGAACTTGTTCGCGTCTTTGGCCGAAAGCACTGTTACCGTTATGGCGGTGATGAGTTTATTGCCGTAATGCCGTTCCATACAGAAATTGAAATTCAAAAATCGATTAATAAAATGCAAGCCGACTTATTACAAACCACTAAAGATGGGAAAGCGATATCGATCAGTATTACCGCCGGTTACTGTTTTGGCTTTACCAGCAGTGCTAAAGACTTACGCGGAATCATGCATCAGGCGGATTTGAATCTTTATTATTCAAAAGCGCGGAAGAAAGGTTCTGGCTTTGGCTCAGAATATTACAGTGAAGACTTCTATACAAATCACGAATGTGCCTGCGGCCAAGAAAACATCACGATCTAA
- a CDS encoding zinc-ribbon domain-containing protein: protein MKTCPKCGCEVDDEDQFCKFCGAPLTDLQSKQEIRQMEHVKIILMLILFLCIVLGCYYLWQGGH, encoded by the coding sequence ATGAAAACATGTCCAAAATGTGGCTGCGAGGTTGATGATGAAGATCAGTTTTGTAAATTCTGCGGGGCGCCTTTGACTGATTTGCAGTCAAAGCAGGAAATTCGCCAGATGGAACATGTGAAAATTATTCTGATGCTCATTCTTTTTTTATGTATTGTATTAGGCTGTTACTATTTGTGGCAAGGGGGACATTAA
- a CDS encoding cell division protein SepF translates to MRNTLSILLVRAENTDVRVDIVSSLLAGQTIIVNYEDIAGADRKSIEDFISGAVFASDLHETQISDDIIIYGADVEGYTYADENEDYE, encoded by the coding sequence GTGAGAAATACATTATCAATTTTATTAGTCAGAGCAGAAAATACCGATGTCAGAGTCGATATCGTATCCTCATTGCTGGCAGGTCAGACGATCATCGTTAACTATGAAGATATCGCTGGTGCTGATCGAAAATCTATTGAAGACTTTATCTCTGGTGCGGTGTTTGCGTCAGACTTACACGAAACACAGATTTCTGATGATATTATTATTTACGGTGCGGACGTTGAAGGCTATACTTATGCCGACGAAAATGAAGATTACGAATAA